In Equus quagga isolate Etosha38 unplaced genomic scaffold, UCLA_HA_Equagga_1.0 HiC_scaffold_8571_RagTag, whole genome shotgun sequence, the sequence TCCCACTCTAACAGAGTTGGCTAAGCTATTGCATTCAATCAACAGACCAAAACCTGTAAGAACTCAACAGAGCACAAGTTGATATcttgcctaaaaaaaaaaaggccaactGGTGAAGATCTGTTAGTGGAGAATTGTTTCACCCAGTTATTCACTCTAGATTCTCTCACCTTGTGCTCTACCATGTTCAAAATACAGCACCCAAGTCTGTGTGGAAGGCTCTCCATTCTGGTATAACACAGGACAGGAAGAACACAGGTGACTTTCAAGTCCAGACTTAGCTTAAATGTAGTAGCATCATATTCCATGACCAGCCCCACCTGGATGAAGGAGTGGGAAATTTAAACAAGCTATGggcccagagaaaaagaaaatagttaaggGAAATAGGCCAGTCTATGTGACATGAGCTTCTTCATTGTGTTACCTATCTAATAATGTATGAGTTCCTTAGGACTTCCCAAATTCATTACACACAAGGGCTTTCCCTCTGGTGTGCATTCTTGTATGATGTACTCTAAGAGCTGCCTTACGGACAAAAGTTTTCCCACAGGCAtcacattcatagggtttttccCCCGTGTGAATTCTTTGGTGTACTCTGAGGGTTGAATTTTGGgcaaaagctttcccacattcattacattcatagggtttctcccctgtgtgaaTTCNNNNNNNNNNttcccacattcattacattcatagggtttctcccctgtgtgaattctctgatgtgcCCTGAGGGCTGAATTATCAGCAAAagttttcccacattcactacattcataaggtttctcccctgtgtgagttctttgatGTGCACTGAGGTGTGTCCTTTGGGAGAaagttttcccacattcattacattcatagggtctctctcctgtgtgaattctTTGATGGACTATCAGGGCTGCCTTATAGACAAaagttttcccacattcattacattcataaggtttttcCCCTTTGTGAATTCTCTCATGACCACTGAGGTATGATTTCTGGGAAAAGGTTTTCCCACATGCAGTACATTCATACGGTTTTTCCCCTGTGTGAATCCTCCGATGTGTACTGAGGTGTGTCTTCTGGGAAAAgattttcccacattcattacattcatacagtttctccccagtgtgaatTTTCTGATGTGCTCTGAGGGCTGAATTATGGGCAAAAGTTTTctcacattcattacattcatatggtttctcccctgtgtgaaCTCTGTGATGTACTCTGAGAGCTGAATTATGGGCAAAAGTTTTctcacattcattacattcatagggtttctcacctgtgtgaattctctgatgcgCTCTGAGGGCTGAATTATGGGCAAAAGATCTCCCACAGTcattacattcataaggtttctcccctgtgtgaaTTCTCAAATGTGCTCTGAGAACGGATATATGGGCAAAAGATCTCCCACATTCATTACAATCATAaggtttctcccctgtgtgagttctctgatgtgcTCTGAGGGTTGAATTATCAGCAAaagttttcccacattcattacactcataaggtttctcccctgtgtgagttctctgatgtgcACTGAGATGAGTCTTGTGAGAGAAAGTCTTCCCACATTCaatacattcatagggtttttcgcctgtgtgaattctctgatgtgcTCTGAGATGGGACGTCTTGGAGAAAGTTTTCCCACATTCaatacattcatagggtttctcccctgtgtaAATTCTCTGACATTCTTTGAAATGTGCCATCTTGGAGAATGTTTTCCCATATTCATTACTCTGAAAGGGTTTCATCCGTGTGTGTGTTCTCTGGTGTTCTATGATGGCAGACTTCTTGTAAGATTTCCCACATCGATTGTGATCATAAGGTTTCTCCTTTGTATGAACTGTCACATGTTCACTGAGGTTTGACTTCTGACAGAAAGTTTTCGCATATTCATTACATTCACAGAGACTGACCCCCATATGGGTTCCAGGACAATGAACGGAGTGTGAATTTGGAGAAAAGGATCTTCCACATTCCTCACATTCATAAGTTTTGTCCCCCGAGCAGATCCTCTGATGCTGAATGAGGTGTGCTTTCTGGTAAAAGAATTTCCTGCATTCATTACATTCAAATGACTTCTGTCCTGTGCCACTTTGCTGAAATAGATCCAGGGCTGAGTTTTGATGGAAGGATTTCCCATATTTACCACACTCGTAGAAATTCTCTtctgtgtgagttctctgatgtatCATAAGGTCTAATTTCTCATAGAAGGCATTTGTACATtcattaaaaacacagaatttatCTCCAGTTTGTGTCTTCTGATGGGTTGAGCTCTGGCTcaaattttcttcacatttacTGCTTTGAGCAGCACCCTGTCCTGTAATAGTTCTCTGAGATTGAATGAGGGGTGAATTCCTGATGAAGTTACTCCCACTTTCATGACGTTCACAGTGTGTCATAGCCACGTTAATTTTATTGTACTCCAATAAAGTATTCCTATCGTCACAGGATTTCCCAACTTCATCAAGATCAAAGCATTCTTCCCTTGTGCCATTTCTGACGAGGTTAAATACAGTTGGTTTATCACAGTTTTTCCTAAATTCAAAGTCCTTATAGGATTCTTCTCCTGTTAGAGAACTTGTCACTGTAACACAGACAGTTTTATCATGTAAAACTTTCCCGAACTCATTATACTCAAAGGATTGTGCCAGAGTTTGAAATTTCTGATGATCTTTCTTGTAACTGAGacctttcacatttttattacattCATTAGACTTCTCTCCAGTAGGAGTTTTC encodes:
- the LOC124232621 gene encoding zinc finger protein 658-like encodes the protein MNVGEKLQLEIKRQKTPTGEKSNECNKNVKGLSYKKDHQKFQTLAQSFEYNEFGKVLHDKTVCVTVTSSLTGEESYKDFEFRKNCDKPTVFNLVRNGTREECFDLDEVGKSCDDRNTLLEYNKINVAMTHCERHESGSNFIRNSPLIQSQRTITGQGAAQSSKCEENLSQSSTHQKTQTGDKFCVFNECTNAFYEKLDLMIHQRTHTEENFYECGKYGKSFHQNSALDLFQQSGTGQKSFECNECRKFFYQKAHLIQHQRICSGDKTYECEECGRSFSPNSHSVHCPGTHMGVSLCECNEYAKTFCQKSNLSEHVTVHTKEKPYDHNRCGKSYKKSAIIEHQRTHTRMKPFQSNEYGKTFSKMAHFKECQRIYTGEKPYECIECGKTFSKTSHLRAHQRIHTGEKPYECIECGKTFSHKTHLSAHQRTHTGEKPYECNECGKTFADNSTLRAHQRTHTGEKPYDCNECGRSFAHISVLRAHLRIHTGEKPYECNDCGRSFAHNSALRAHQRIHTGEKPYECNECEKTFAHNSALRVHHRVHTGEKPYECNECEKTFAHNSALRAHQKIHTGEKLYECNECGKIFSQKTHLSTHRRIHTGEKPYECTACGKTFSQKSYLSGHERIHKGEKPYECNECGKTFVYKAALIVHQRIHTGERPYECNECGKTFSQRTHLSAHQRTHTGEKPYECSECGKTFADNSALRAHQRIHTGEKPYECNECG